One genomic window of Magnolia sinica isolate HGM2019 chromosome 3, MsV1, whole genome shotgun sequence includes the following:
- the LOC131238828 gene encoding protein NRT1/ PTR FAMILY 4.1-like — protein sequence MDMEQEMNIEREEYVDWKGREVQPAKHHGTRGATFVCVVEVLENMVFLSIASNLVTYFHYSMHYPLGKSSNMLTNYMATSFLLTLLGAFISDTFLTRFCTMVLFGSIELTGLVTLTIQAHYKALQPPPGRRPSPPQAIMLYAGLYAMAAGVGGVKASLPAHGADQLDRSNKKLVSTFFNWYFFSLCMGGLSAVTILVWIQENRGWQWGFGISAGALCLALLVFAIGFPFYRHKIPSGSPLTRIFKVFLSTIRHWNTPAPVTNGHGLEGRSKRKFRQEFHFPFLFFCMFSTFLWWTHRFLDKATMDDGISRTQVEETRSFLRLLPIFASTIMMNCCLAQLQTFSVHQGMTMDQKLFGNFQIPPASLTAIPLIIMLVLVALYERLIIVMARKLLQKDFVYPPLQRIGLGLVLASMSMAVAAIVEIKRRAAAEESVTISIFWLGWQYFLLGMSDMFTLAGMMEFFYSEAPSTMRSVCTALSWCSTAMGYFLSSLLVWIANSVSGRFGSGEWLGGNDLNSSRLDLFYALLSVMNFVNFLNYLFWARWY from the exons ATGGATATG GAGCAGGAAATGAACATTGAGAGGGAAGAGTACGTGGACTGGAAAGGGAGAGAGGTGCAACCAGCAAAGCACCATGGCACAAGAGGTGCTACTTTTGTTTGTG TGGTGGAGGTATTGGAAAACATGGTGTTCCTATCGATTGCGTCGAACTTGGTCACTTACTTCCATTATTCAATGCATTATCCACTTGGGAAGTCCTCCAACATGCTAACAAATTACATGGCTACATCTTTCCTCCTCACCTTACTTGGGGCCTTCATCTCTGATACTTTCCTCACTAGGTTCTGTACCATGGTTCTCTTTGGTTCCATAGAACTTACT GGACTAGTAACATTGACAATCCAAGCTCACTACAAGGCGCTCCAGCCGCCCCCAGGAAGAAGGCCATCGCCCCCACAAGCCATCATGCTATATGCAGGTCTGTATGCAATGGCTGCAGGAGTAGGCGGTGTGAAGGCCTCCTTGCCAGCACATGGTGCCGATCAGCTGGACCGCTCAAACAAGAAGCTAGTGTCCACTTTCTTCAATTGGTACTTCTTCTCTCTGTGCATGGGTGGCCTATCAGCAGTTACCATTTTGGTCTGGATCCAAGAGAATAGAGGTTGGCAATGGGGCTTCGGAATATCCGCTGGCGCCTTATGTTTGGCGCTCCTCGTGTTTGCAATTGGATTCCCATTTTATCGGCACAAAATTCCCAGTGGTAGCCCATTAACCAGGATTTTTAAG GTGTTTCTATCTACAATAAGGCATTGGAACACTCCAGCGCCAGTGACGAACGGGCATGGACTTGAAGGGAGAAGTAAAAGAAAGTTCAGGCAAGAATttcattttccctttctcttcttTTGTATGTTCAGCACATTTCTT TGGTGGACTCACAGGTTCTTGGACAAGGCCACAATGGATGATGGCATTAGTAGAACCCAAGTGGAGGAAACTAGATCATTCCTTCGGCTCCTTCCAATCTTCGCAAGCACGATCATGATGAACTGTTGCCTAGCCCAGCTCCAGACGTTCTCAGTCCATCAAGGAATGACGATGGATCAGAAGCTCTTTGGCAATTTCCAAATCCCCCCAGCTTCGCTTACTGCAATTCCTCTCATTATCATGCTTGTCTTGGTAGCCTTATATGAACGGCTCATTATCGTCATGGCTAGGAAGCTGTTGCAGAAGGATTTCGTGTACCCACCTCTCCAACGGATCGGTCTCGGCCTTGTTCTTGCATCAATGTCGATGGCTGTGGCCGCAATAGTCGAAATTAAGAGGCGGGCCGCTGCAGAGGAGTCAGTTACCATTAGCATCTTTTGGCTCGGGTGGCAGTACTTTCTACTAGGCATGTCGGATATGTTTACACTAGCCGGTATGATGGAGTTCTTCTACTCTGAGGCACCTAGTACAATGAGGAGTGTGTGCACGGCGTTGTCTTGGTGCTCAACGGCTATGGGGTATTTTTTGAGCTCACTGCTTGTATGGATTGCCAACTCGGTgagtggacggttcggatcaggtGAGTGGTTGGGCGGGAATGATTTGAACAGTAGTCGTTTGGATCTCTTTTATGCTCTTCTCTCTGTTATGAACTTTGTTAACTTCTTGAATTACCTGTTTTGGGCGAGATGGTATTAG